In Luxibacter massiliensis, the genomic stretch GAAGAATATAGTATAGCTTATGAAATAAGGAGCTTTTAAGTTTGAAAACCTGGCATATTTTAGGAATCAAGATTCTTTAACCTCGCTCTTATAAAAATATTTCCATATCTGGCATAAAAATTGCAGACATCTAGAATGATTATATAATAAATTTTGTCAAAAAGGTACAGGTCTAATTGAAGTTTAGGACGTAACCCTTTGTCACTTTATTACGTCCTCAATATATATAATACTTGTGAAAATATAGACATACTCATGGTTATTTTGACGAAATATTCATTTTGAAATAAGTATATATGGTAATAATTTTAGAAAATATTTTTTTGAAATATTATTCCTAAAAAAATAAAGATTAAATTTATATAAATTCCTAAAATTCTTATTTTGATTCACATTCAAATTTGATAAAAATGGTGTCAATATACGGCAAAAGCTTGCATTTTTTTATCGTTGACAAACAAAATTTTTAGGCGTAATCTTTATTTGGCTTTTAGGACGGAGTTGCCTAAAAGTAGGCGGGGATTCGGGAATTCCAAGTATGGATTTTCTTCCTTTATATGGCAGTTTCTGGCAGTTCCTTTATCGCCGCAATAAATACATGTATAGAAGAAAGGGAGGGAGCGATACGGAAAATTTAACAGAGAATTTGCTGGAGGAGCTGAACTGTGAGACGGTATTTACAATTCCTGTTTTTGGTGGAATCCCGATATCCGAATCAGTAGTTGTCACCTGGATCATTATGGCCATACTGGTTATCCTGTCTGTTATTCTTGTCCGGAATCTAAAAGTCGAGAATCCGGGGAAAAAGCAGCTTGCTCTTGAATCAGCCATAGGGTGGGCGCAGGATTTTTTTGTGGGCATTATAGGGAAGGAAAATAAGAGATATATTCCTTACTTGATTACAGTGATTCTCTATCTAGGTGTCTCCAATATCATCAGTCTGTTTGGGTTTAAGCCGCCAACAAAGGACTTGAACGTGACAGCAGCGCTTGCAATAATGAGCATGTTCCTGATTGAATATTCAGGTATACGCAAAAATGGGGTAAAGCATTGGGTAAAGCATTTCGCAGAGCCAGTACCGGTTGTGGCGCCGATTATGGTTCTGGAAATCATAATCCGTCCGTTATCTCTTTGTATGCGGCTTTTCGGCAACGTGCTGGGCGCATTTGTTATTATGGAGCTTTTAAAAGCAATTATACCGATTTTAGTGCCAATACCGTTTAGTTTTTATTTTGATATTTTTGACGGTCTATTGCAGGCATATGTTTTTGTGTTCCTTACAGCATTATTTATGAATGAGGAACAAGAGTAATTTATAAACTAAGAATTTAATAAAGATAGAAAAGGAGATTGACATTATGGGAACAATTATTGCTATAGGGGCAGGTATTGCAGTTTTGACAGGTGTAGGAGCAGGTATCGGCATTGGTATTGCTACAGGCAAGGCGACAGAGGCCATTGCAAGGCAGCCGGAGGCAGAGGGCAAGATTAGTAAGACATTGATCTTGGGATGTGCCCTTGCAGAGGCAACAGCTATTTATGGTTTTATTATAGGCTTGCTGGTTATCTTACTTTTAAAATAAATAGCAGGAAAGGCAGGTGGGACAGGTGCTTCAATTAAACGAGAGCCTAATCTTTACCATTATAAATCTTGTCGTTCTTTATCTTCTGCTGAAAAAGTTTTTAATCAGGCCCATAACCGATATTATGGAAAAACGTGAGAAGTTAATTGCTGAAGGATTGGAAAGTGCAAACAGCACAAGAAATGAAGCGATGGAACTGAAACAGGAGTATGAGACTGCCCTTACAGGCGCCAGGGAAGAATCCGCCAGAATCGTGGAAAAGGCGCAGGTACAGGCCAAAGTGGAATATGACCGTATTTTAAATGAGGCAGGGGAGAAAGCATCTGATATGCTGGGGGCAGCTAAGGCCAGTATAGAGACTGAGCGTGAGCAGACAATGAAAGAACTCCAGTCAGAGATTGCAGGACTTGCTATGGCAGCGGCCGCCAAAATTGTCGGGGAAAAGGCGGGAACGCAAGGAAATCAGGATATTTACAGCCAGTTTCTGGGAGAAGTAGGTGATGCTCATGAAAACAAAGACAGAGAGTGAAAGTAAGTATTGCCCCCAGGCAGCTGTGAAATATGCCCGTGTATTATTTGAACTTGGGATACCACGAAATGCAGTGGAGAGAGCAGAGAAAATATATATGGAGGTTCCGGGCATTCAGGAAATACTGGCCAACCCTGTAATACCGGAAAAACAAAAGTTTAATGCAATAGAACGCATTTTCCCTGAGGAGATAAAGAGGTTTTTGAAAGTGGTGTTGAGATACCAGAGGATACATCTATTAGGGAATATTTTCAATGCATACAGAAGCTATTGCGACTCACAGGACAAAATTTTACATGCGGTATTAGTTTGTGTGGATCCTCCAAATGAGGTCCAGTTTAATAAAATAAAGGAGTTTCTCTGTGAAAAATATGATGCAGCTGAGGCTGATATAGAAATAAGGACAGATGAGACTCTGCTTGGCGGGTTTGTCCTGAAGGCTGGAAGTGATGAATATGACTGGAGCCTGAAAGGGCGCTTAAGGAGATTAGAGCAAAAATTAACCTGGAGGTGAGCAAGGTGAGTTCAATCAATTCAGATGAGATTATTTCTATTCTGAAAGATGAGATAGAAAATTTTGATACAATCAGCAGGAACAGTGAGGTAGGTACTGTAATTGCAGTGGGTGATGGGATCGCCACAGTTTATGGAATTGACCAGGCTATGTATGGAGAAATTGTTACTTTTGAAAATGGATTAAAGGGTATGGTGCAGGATATCCAGAGAGATGCGGTAGGCTGTATATTATTTGGACATGATACAGGCATCAAGGAAGGCACCAAAGTAACAAGAACTGGCAAGAAGGCTGGCGTTCCAGTCGGCGATAAGTATATAGGCAGGGTTGTAAATTCATTAGGCGCCCCCATTGACGGCAAGGGTGAGATTCCTTCTGACGGCTATAGGCCTATAGAGCAGGAGGCTCCTGGTATTATTGACAGAAAATCTGTAAGCGTGCCAATGGAAACGGGAATACTTTCTATTGATGCTATGTTTCCTATTGGACGGGGGCAGAGGGAGCTGATTATCGGAGACCGGCAGACTGGAAAAACTTCTATTGCCTTAGATACAATTTTAAATCAGAAAGGCAAGGATGTTATTTGTATTTATGTAGCAGTAGGGCAGAAAGCTTCTACTGTGGCAAAGGTAGTAAATACACTGAAAACAAATGGCGCTATGGATTATACAATTGTAGTTTCCTCCACAGCAAGTGACTGTGCGCCGCTTCAGTATATTGCTCCATATGCAGGTACAGCTATGGCCGAGTATTTTATGTACCAGGGGAAAGACGTATTGATTGTCTATGATGATTTGTCTAAACATGCTGTGGCATACCGGGCATTATCCTTGCTGCTTGGACGTTCCCCGGGGCGTGAGGCCTACCCGGGAGATGTATTCTATCTGCATTCTAGGCTGCTGGAGCGTTCCAGCCGTCTAAGTGATACACTGGGAGGCGGGTCTATCACTGCCCTTCCTATTATAGAGACACAGGCCGGTGACGTATCTGCGTATATCCCTACAAATGTAATTTCTATAACAGACGGGCAGATCTTCCTGGAAAGTAATTTGTTTTTCTCAGGAATGCGGCCTGCTGTCAATGTAGGATTGTCAGTCTCCCGTGTGGGAGGCGCTGCACAGACAAAAGCTATGAAAAAGGCTTCAGGAAGTATCCGTATCGATCTGGCTCAGTACCGTGAGATGGAGGTATTTACCCAGTTTAGTTCTGATTTGGATGCCGCCACAAAGGAGCAGCTGGAATATGGCAGTGGACTGATGGAGCTTCTGAAGCAGCCGCTCTGTCATCCGATGAGCCTGCCGGAAAAGGTCATTACCCTTTGTGCAGCGACCCATAAGATCCTGTTGGGAGTGGAGAAGTCTAAAATAAAACAGTTTCAGGCAGACATGCTGCGTTATTTTGAATCAGAGCATCCAGAAATCGGCCGTGAAATTGAGGATACAAAAGCATTAAGTGAAGATTTGATTGAGAAAATTGTGGCCGCGGCCGGAGAATTTAAGAGAAGCAGGTGTTAATATGGCCAATATCAGAGAGATACAGACCCGTATCAATAGCGTTAAGGATACAATGAAGATTACAAATGCAATGTATATGATTTCCTCTTCTAAAATGAAGCAGGCCAGAAAAAAACTGGTGGATACAGAGCCATATTTTTATGGCCTGCAGGGGGAAATTTCCAGAATCCTGCGCCATGTACCAGACATTGAGCATCCATATTTTGATCTGAGGGAGAAGATTCCGAAAGATAAGAGGAAGATAGGCTCAATCGTGATTACTGCCGACAAAGGCCTTGCCGGTGCATACAATCATAATATTATTAAGTTGGAAGAAGAACTTTTGCAGCAGCCGGGAGAACATAAATTGTTTGTCGTCGGAGAGCTGGGAAGGCATTATTTTGCCAGGCGCGATGTAGAGATTGACACAAACTTTCAATATACAGTGCAGAAGCCGACTATGCACCGTGCCCGTAATATATCGTCCGTAATCCTCAGCCAATTTGAGCAGGGTGACTTGGACGAAGTCTATATTATCTATACACGTATGGAGAACTCTATACAGGCAGAAGCTGAAAAAGTCAGGATTCTTCCCTTGGCCAGAGCCTCATTTAATAAGATGGTCATGCCTCTGAATATGTATAGAGAAGAAATAGAGTTGTACCCATCTGCAGAGAGCGTGATGGATAGTATTGTGCCAAACTACGTTACGGGCATGATATACGGAAGTCTTGTTGAAGCTTATGCCAGCGAGCATAATGCCCGGATGATGGCGATGAAATCTGCTACTGACAGTGCAAAGAGTATTATAAAGGAATTGACAACTCTGTATAACAGAGCAAGGCAGGCAGAAATTACACAGGAGATAACAGAAGTTTGCAGCGGTGCAAATGCTCAAAAAAAGAAGAAGTGAGAATATTCTGAAAATGGAGAGCAAAGGGGTCAGTCCCTTTTGCAAGAGGGACTGACCCCTTTGCTCTCCCACACCAAGAAGGAAGTGATACTGATATGAATAAGGGACGAATTGTGCAGGTCATGGGGCCTGTCGTTGATGTGGTTTTTGAGGATGGCAGCCTTCCTTTTATCAAGGATGCGCTTGAAGTTGAAAATAATGGTAAAAAGTGCATTATGGAAGTCGCCCAGCATCTGGGCAATAATGAAGTGCGCTGCCTGATGCTTGCAGCCAGTGAAGGCCTGCATAAGGATATGGAAGTGACAGCCACAGGATCAGGGATACAGGTACCTGTGGGGGCGCAGACACTGGGCAGGCTTTTTAATGTACTTGGAGAGACTATTGATGATGGCCAGCCTATAGAAAATAGCGACAAATGGGTTATCCACAGGGATCCTCCCAGCTTTGAAGAACAGAGTCCTGTTATTGAAATATTGGAAACGGGAATCAAGGTAATAGATCTTCTTGCCCCCTATGCAAAAGGGGGAAAAATAGGCCTGTTTGGGGGCGCAGGAGTGGGTAAGACAGTCCTGATACAGGAACTTATCCGAAACATTGCGACGGAACACGGTGGATATTCTATTTTTACCGGAGTCGGGGAACGTTCCAGGGAAGGAAATGACCTATGGACCGAGATGAAGGAGTCGGGTGTGCTCGAAAAGACAGCGCTTGTCTTTGGGCAGATGAATGAGCCGCCGGGAGCCCGTATGAGAGTAGCGGAGACCGGACTGACAATGGCAGAATATTTCCGGGATGAAGAACATCAGAATGTACTGCTGTTTATTGATAATATCTTCCGCTTTACTCAAGCAGGCTCTGAAGTTTCTGCTCTTCTTGGGCGTATGCCGTCCGCCGTGGGATATCAGCCTACCCTGGCTACAGAAATGGGAGAATTGCAGGAGCGTATCGCTTCCACGAAGAATGGGTCTGTCACATCAGTACAGGCAGTCTATGTGCCGGCAGACGACTTGACTGACCCTGCCCCAGCCACTACATTTGCACATTTGGATGCTACGACAGTGCTTTCCAGAAAAATAGTTGAGCAGGGAATTTATCCTGCAGTAGATCCGCTGGAATCTAATTCCCGTATTCTGGAGGCTGATATTGTGGGCGAAGAGCATTACCGTGTAGCCAACCAGGTGACTGCTATTCTTCAGAAATATAAGGAACTGCAGGATATTATAGCCATACTGGGTATGGAAGAGTTATCGGATGAGGATAAGGCTACCGTTATGCGGGCCAGAAAAATACAGAGATTTTTGTCACAGCCGTTTTTTGTAGCTGAGACTTTCACTGGGATTCCAGGTAAGTATGTGCCTTTAAAAGAGACAATCCGAGGGTTTAAAATGATTATAGATGGCGAAATGGATCAATATCCTGAATCTGCGTTCTTCAATGTTGGAACCATAGAAGACGTAATCGAAAAGGCAAAGGCAGAAAATGCCGGAGAATAGAGGTGTACGCATATGGATACATTTAGTCTGAAAATAATTGCCAGTGACAGAATTTTCTATGATGGCCGCTGTAAAAAGCTGATACTTCCTGCTCCTGACGGAGAAAAGGGGATACTTGCAAATCATGAGAATATGGTGATTGCGGTGAATGTCGGCATTGCCAAAATGCAGCAAGGTGAAGGACAGTGGACAGAGATAGCAGTGGGCGATGGGTTTGCTGAGATAGTAAATAACCGTGTGACTATACTGGTAGATACGGCCGAGCGTCCAGAGGAGATTGATATACGGAGGGCAGAGGAGGCCAAGGAGCGCGCGGAGGAGCAGCTAAGGCAGAAACAGAGTACACAGGAATATCATCAGACCCAGTCTTCACTGGCAAGAGCCATGAACCGGCTGAAGCTGTCCCAGGAGAAGCGTTGGAATCTATAGCAATAAAGAATACAATAGGAAGACACGGGGTGTTACCTGTAATTCAGGAAGGGGATTTCAGGAAAGAGCGGCTTTAGGTTTACGTCTGCCCGGCGGGATGCTGACGTATCCAATAAGGTTTGGCAAGGCCCGGTTTTTAGCAGCAGGACAGGATACAGTATGTGTATTCTGCCCTGTTTTGTTTCCTATTCTAACTTGCATTTTATAAAGGATTATACTACAATAACTATATCTGTACTATAAAAGAACAGACTATGAGGTGATTTTCGGTAAAGCTATAATCAGGGGAGAGAGATCCATGAATGAAAAATATAAACAGCGTTCGATTATTGAGATTATGAATGACATCTTAAGCGCGATACGTGATTATTATGATTCAGAGTATGCTTATTATATAGAGAAGGAAGAGGATGATATCCTCACAATTTATGAATGGTGCGCTGAGAATATCCCGTGGCAGCGGGATCGGATTAAGATGCTGGATGCAGAGCAGATCCCCCGGTGGATGAAACAGGAGATTACTGACACTACAGAAGAAAGTTACAGTATATTTCAGTCCCTGGGGGATAATGTAACTGCTATTCTGGCTGTTGTGAATGTCCATAGAGGAGGGTGCGACCTTTCCCTTATGCGGGCAGTAATCCCCTATATTTCTCAGGCCATAGTCATGCAGAAAATGCAGAAACAACAGGAATATCTGAGCTATCATGATGACTTGACCGGCCTTCTGAACAGGAATAGTTTCGTGGGATACATTGAAGAGGCTAAACACAAAGAGCTGAAATCTCTTGGCGCTTTATCAGCAGATATTAATGGTCTGAAGAATTTTAATAAAGAATTTGGCCGTGAATATGGGGATGAGGTTGTTATCCGTGTAGGTGAAGTGTTAGAAGAATACTTCAGGGGAGCCATGGTTTTCCGCCTGACTGGGGATGAATACCTGGCCATTATGGAGAATGTGACTTACGACAGTTTTATGAAAAGAGTGCATGAAGCGCATACCAAGCTTGATAACATCAGTCTGGGCCTGGCTACAATGGGGTATGCTTGGGAGAAAATAGATATTAATGTGGACAAGCTGGTTACAGATGCCGAGAATATGATGCGGGAGGAGAAGCAGAAGTACTATAAAAATCTGAAAAAGGGACACCATGAGCCAATTATAAAACAGGATCTGCTGGAGGATATTAAGCAGGGGAATTTTATCGTATGTTTTGTACCCCGGGTGGACGTGGCAGCTGAAGAGGTGGTAGGCGCAGAGGCTGTGGTGCGTTATCATCATAAGGATTTAGGGATTGTGGATCCCGGCAAATATATAACGCTCCTGGAGGAAACCAGGCTGTCCCATTATCTGGATTTGTATGTGTTCGAGGAGGTCTGTAAGACTCTCAGAAGATGGGAGATGGAGGATATGCCGATGCTGTCCGTATCCGTAAATTTTGCGGGGACAACGCTGCGGCAGGGAGATATTGCAGAGAAGATGATGGCGCTGGTGGAGAAGTACCATGTATCCTGTGAGTATCTTGAGATCGAAGTGTCTGAGTCTAATTTAGCCATGAACCAGGAGATGCTGGCTGAGACAAGTAATAAAATCAGGAAAGAGAATATACGGGTGACCCTAGATCATTTTGGGGCCAAGAATTCCAGTGTTTCGATTTTGTCGATCATGGAATTCGACGGACTTAAACTTGACCGGAGCCTGGTAACTAATATAGTGGGGAACCGCCGCAGCCAGGTGGTGGCTAAGGCTATTATTGATGTATGCAGCCAGTTAGGGGTGCATGTGGCTGCATCAGGAGTAGAGACACAAGACCAACTGAATGTATTAAAGGAGCTGGGGTGTGAATACGCCCAGGGGACATTGTTTAATAAACCCATAAAAATAGACACATTTGAAGTGCGTTATATGAGGGGGTAGGGAACTGGAGAATCTAGTCTATGATAAAGACATGGATTGCGGATATCAGGCCTTTATGTGATCCGGACCGTTATATGCAATATTATAAAAACCTGCCGGATTTTAGAAAAGAGAAAGCAAGAAGGATACAGCAGCATAAAGGTAAGATGCAGAGCATCGGGGCCTGGTCACTTTTGGAAATGATAAGAAAAGAATATGGCATAACGGATGAAGCAGCATTTAATCTTTCTCATTCGGGAGATTATGTGCTGTGTTCTGTTGATATACAATGCCGTGCCGGAATACTCGCCGGATGTGATATAGAACAGATAAAAGATGCTGACATAAAGGTAGCACAGCGGTTTTTTTGTCCCTCTGAATATGAAGAAATCATGAGACAGCCAGGGAAAGCCGAGAGGGATGACAGATTTTACCGTTTCTGGGTATTAAAAGAGAGTTTTATGAAGGCTACCAGGATGGGCATGGCGTTGGATATGAGAAGTTTTGAGATTCAGCTTGCAGACCCTCCCGTCCTGCTCAGGAAGCCAGAGAGATTTAGAGAGCCTTATTATTACAGGGAGTATGCGTTGCCCCATATTCCTTATAAGATAGCCATATGTTCCACTGACAGAGTAATAGATTCTGAAATACAAACGGAGTTGAAATTATGAGTATGAAAATACACTGGAAGATAAAGAGAGCTTTAATCCTTGGAGGTGTGGCAGGGGGGATATTGGGAATGCTCCTAACCTTCGCGGCGGCCAGCAAGGCGCTTGACAAGAAGGAAGCATCCATGGCAGCCACTAAAAAGACCTGGACAGCTGAAAAGAAAAAGTTGGAGGGACAGTTAGAAAAGAAAAAAACGGTGGAGGCGGCCGCTACACTTTCCACAGAAGAACCGGATGACTGGGCACTTATATTAGTCAATGGGGATCACCCATTGGATCAGAAGTATACACCGGATCTGGCAGAAGTGGCCACTGGATTTTCGGTGGACTCCAGAATTGCAGAGGACGCTAAAAATATGTTGTCTGACGCGGCCCAGGCAGGGCTAAGTATGCATATCTGTTCAGCATATCGTTCTTATGAGGAACAGAAGACTGTTTTTAATGAGACTATGCAGACATGGGTGGATCAGGGAAACAGCTATGTGGATGCCTATACAGAGACCAGTAAATCTGTTGCAGTGCCTGGCTACAGTGAGCACGCCACAGGATTGGCTATGGATATTACATCCGAGGGATACCAGGAACTGGATGAAAAGCAGGCAGAAACTGCGGAGGCAAAATGGCTGGCAGAGAATTGCTATAAATATGGTTTTATTCTCCGCTATCCTTCAGATAAGTCAGATATCACCGGAATTGTTTATGAACCCTGGCATTACAGATATGTTGGGAAAGAGGTGGCGAAAGAGATAAAGGAGCAGGGGGTGACACTGGAGGAATATTTGGGTGTCGCATAGTGCAGAATCTGTCTCTGTAAAGCGCCGTAATAAATTTAATATCATTCATGGATAGAGCATACCTAAAAACCGTTATTTTTAAGATAAGGTATCGCAAAGTGTCCAATTAGATAATTGAGTGACATCCTCGCTCTATATAAATGAAAAATCGGGAAGAAATCTTTAATTGTGGATTTCTTCCCGATTTTTTCAGACAAAAGTATATTTGTTTGCACAGGCTTTTGCAACGCCCCCAGACCATAAGGATGAATTTTAGGCGTGCTTTATTTTTAGTATGCCTAATCAGCGTCCAAATTTTGTTATAGTGAACGTTTGGAGGGGTAGCCGGGGATAAATGTTTTCCGGGCCCGGGTTATAAAGAATATAACATTGACGCAACTTTATTGATTTGATAAAATAGAAAAAGATGGGTTTATGAAGAAATTATATAGTTTCTATTTAGGAGTATAGTATTAATTAGACTAAGGAGGAGGATCATGCAAGATCTTACATTCGGAGAACAAGTCAAAATTATCCTTGGCCGAAAAGGGATGACTATTAAAGAACTGGCAGAGATTATTGAAGGAAGGACAGGCAAAAAAATGTCCAGGCAGAATCTGACACAGCGTCTGGGGAGGGACAATTTCCAGGAGCAGGATATGCGCATGATTGCAAATATCCTGGGTTGCTCTTTTCATCTAAGTATACTTATGGAAGGACAGGCGGTATCTCCTGTACAGACAGATATATCCCCAGAAAAAAGACAGATAAAGGAAGAGCTTAAAAGCAGGCAAACCATAAATGAAGAGACAGAGGCGCCCCAACATGGTAGGGACAGACAGGATGAGACAGAGGCTCATTCAAAGCCTGTACAGGGGACGGGAGTAAGAGAGACTGATATCACAATTGGGGAGCTTTATAAAATTCATGAGGAGTTGTCTGAACTGGAAGAAAACGCGCAGATGGGGGAGCCTGCTGAGACGATTAAGGAAGAATTGGAAAAGCAGGCCGAAGAAAACGAGGAGAAGCTCCATACAGAGGGGATTTTTCTCAGGACAAATAAGTCTGCGGGAGAGGAAGAAGGGAGAGCGGCATTTGTAAGGAGACCTGGCAATATTACTTCACGGGGCGTCTCCGGTGAGACCGATGATTTTGAACCTGTGATCAAACATGAAGATGCGGAGGAGGACTTAGAGATCGGCGAGATGAATCCGTATACAGGGCGTGAATATCAATCCAACAGTGTCCGTATGCATCCAAGCAGGATTGGTTATGTCCAGGTGTATAACCGCGACGGCCATAAGTGGACAGACATGACAGAATGGGCATTCTTAGGATACCAGGAACGGAAAAAGGCATTGCTGGGGAAGGATTACGAGCCGCCCATCTATCTTGATTAAGAGAAGGGCGGCTGCATATCTGGAGAAATAAATGGAGGATACTATGGACTGGGGTACATTACTTTCAACAAAAAGAATGCGGGAAGGATTAAATGTCCAGAAGGCGAAAACGACAGACTTGCGGAGTGAATTTGAGAAAGACTATCATAGAATTATTGGAAGCGCATCCTTTCGCCGGCTTCAGGATAAGACGCAGGTATTTCCGCTGGATAAGAGCGATTTTATACGGACGAGGCTGACACATTCCCTGGAAGTTTCCTCTCTCGGGAAGTCTTTGGGGCAGAACATTGGAGAGAGTATTATTTCAGAGAAAAAGGACCCAGGTTTTACCGGGCAGATGAAGGCGGATATCTGCCATATCCTGGAGTGTGCGGGACTGATCCATGATATCGGGAACCCCCCGTTCGGACATTTTGGCGAGATGGCTATCAGAGATTGGTTTCGCAGGAACCTTTCCCTGCTAAATTTCTCTGGAAAAACTGCAAAGGAAATGCTGACTCCTCAGATGCGGGAAGATTTTTATAATTTCGAAGGAAATGCGCAGGCTTTGCGGCTCGTGACCAGACTGCACTATCTGGTAGATGAAAATGGAATGAATCTGACCTACGCCCTTTTAAATACAATTATAAAGTATCCAGTTCCCTCTACAGGGATTGCCCCAGGCACTGGAAATATCAAGGATAAAAAAATGGGGTATTATTACGCTGACCGGGATATTTTCCGGGCAGTTTCAGCGGCTACGGGAACGGGAAATAACCGCCACCCCCTTACATATATTTTGGAGGCAGCGGACGATTTGGCATATAAGACTGCAGATATTGAGGATGCGTTTGTAAAAGGCTTTATTTCTTACCATACTCTGGAACAGGAGTTAAAGAGGCTCAAAGAGGCCGGGCAAAATGATAGCTTTGATGGGCTGGGTATTCTTCAAAGACTGTACCAGAGGGGCGCCGACAAGCAGATAGCAAACCCAGAGTCCTATGCAGTAAAAAATTGGATTATCCGTGTACAGGGGTTTCTGATTAGCTGCGCAACTTTTGGGTTTACATCTAATTACAATGCAATAATGGCTGGAACCTTCAAAAAGGATTTGTTCTATGGGACAGTCGGGGAGAAACTAATGGATTTACTGGGCGAGATGGCATACAGATATGTGTTCTCTTCCAGGGAGATCTATAAGATGGAGGTCACGGAGGCCGTTATTTTAGATTTTCTGATGGATAAACTGTCCCATGCCGTGCTGTATTATGACACAGATAAGAAGATGGATTCGATAGACAGAAGGATTATTTCTTTTATTTCAGATAATTATAAAAATGCCTACAAGAACCAGGCACAGGGCAAAGACGAGGCAGAGAAACTTTATCTCCGATTGCTGTTGGTGACGGATTATGTCTGCGGGATGACTGACAGCTATGCTAAACGCCTTTATCAAGAAATGAACGGGATTATTTGATTAATAGAAAAGTCTTGCTGGGATGGAAGGGCGGCTGACGGCATAGGACATTAGCTGCCTTTAGTACATTATTTTAGGAATAACCTGTTTATGGGCATGTATGAGGGTGTACCTTAGGGTATCTCTTCATACATGCCCTTTTGGCTGAAGCTGTACTTGGGGAAGCGGGACTTTGGATATGCTTTGTCCCGGTGTGCACTTTGGTATCTCTTTAAAGGACTGAAATAGGAAAAGGCACGGTCAGCGTATATAGCGGCACCAGTGTCCGAAGTTTTCGCAGTCTTCTTTTTCGTCCGGTGAGAGTTCCAGTTTATCTTTATAATTTTTAGTAAACTGCGGAAAGCCAAAGAGTTCTGCGGCCCGTGCTTCCCTGGCAGAATATACGCCTGGGACTCCCAGCCAATGGTGGCCATCCTCCTCGACTAGCAGCAGATGGTTGTAGTTATGATACCCA encodes the following:
- a CDS encoding 4'-phosphopantetheinyl transferase family protein, whose product is MIKTWIADIRPLCDPDRYMQYYKNLPDFRKEKARRIQQHKGKMQSIGAWSLLEMIRKEYGITDEAAFNLSHSGDYVLCSVDIQCRAGILAGCDIEQIKDADIKVAQRFFCPSEYEEIMRQPGKAERDDRFYRFWVLKESFMKATRMGMALDMRSFEIQLADPPVLLRKPERFREPYYYREYALPHIPYKIAICSTDRVIDSEIQTELKL
- a CDS encoding bifunctional diguanylate cyclase/phosphodiesterase, which translates into the protein MNEKYKQRSIIEIMNDILSAIRDYYDSEYAYYIEKEEDDILTIYEWCAENIPWQRDRIKMLDAEQIPRWMKQEITDTTEESYSIFQSLGDNVTAILAVVNVHRGGCDLSLMRAVIPYISQAIVMQKMQKQQEYLSYHDDLTGLLNRNSFVGYIEEAKHKELKSLGALSADINGLKNFNKEFGREYGDEVVIRVGEVLEEYFRGAMVFRLTGDEYLAIMENVTYDSFMKRVHEAHTKLDNISLGLATMGYAWEKIDINVDKLVTDAENMMREEKQKYYKNLKKGHHEPIIKQDLLEDIKQGNFIVCFVPRVDVAAEEVVGAEAVVRYHHKDLGIVDPGKYITLLEETRLSHYLDLYVFEEVCKTLRRWEMEDMPMLSVSVNFAGTTLRQGDIAEKMMALVEKYHVSCEYLEIEVSESNLAMNQEMLAETSNKIRKENIRVTLDHFGAKNSSVSILSIMEFDGLKLDRSLVTNIVGNRRSQVVAKAIIDVCSQLGVHVAASGVETQDQLNVLKELGCEYAQGTLFNKPIKIDTFEVRYMRG
- a CDS encoding deoxyguanosinetriphosphate triphosphohydrolase, with product MDWGTLLSTKRMREGLNVQKAKTTDLRSEFEKDYHRIIGSASFRRLQDKTQVFPLDKSDFIRTRLTHSLEVSSLGKSLGQNIGESIISEKKDPGFTGQMKADICHILECAGLIHDIGNPPFGHFGEMAIRDWFRRNLSLLNFSGKTAKEMLTPQMREDFYNFEGNAQALRLVTRLHYLVDENGMNLTYALLNTIIKYPVPSTGIAPGTGNIKDKKMGYYYADRDIFRAVSAATGTGNNRHPLTYILEAADDLAYKTADIEDAFVKGFISYHTLEQELKRLKEAGQNDSFDGLGILQRLYQRGADKQIANPESYAVKNWIIRVQGFLISCATFGFTSNYNAIMAGTFKKDLFYGTVGEKLMDLLGEMAYRYVFSSREIYKMEVTEAVILDFLMDKLSHAVLYYDTDKKMDSIDRRIISFISDNYKNAYKNQAQGKDEAEKLYLRLLLVTDYVCGMTDSYAKRLYQEMNGII
- a CDS encoding M15 family metallopeptidase, producing MSMKIHWKIKRALILGGVAGGILGMLLTFAAASKALDKKEASMAATKKTWTAEKKKLEGQLEKKKTVEAAATLSTEEPDDWALILVNGDHPLDQKYTPDLAEVATGFSVDSRIAEDAKNMLSDAAQAGLSMHICSAYRSYEEQKTVFNETMQTWVDQGNSYVDAYTETSKSVAVPGYSEHATGLAMDITSEGYQELDEKQAETAEAKWLAENCYKYGFILRYPSDKSDITGIVYEPWHYRYVGKEVAKEIKEQGVTLEEYLGVA